TTTTCTTTTCACCACCCGCTACGCTCAAGGTAACAAAGGTAACTAAGTTTTAGAGCACTGCCATGGCTTCGTTAACTTCGGCGAAGATTCGTGGATCACACGTCCCCACTGACAATACGAAGCAACTGTTCCCGCACCACATCTACACTGAATTCGCAGATACATTTCTCCCTGGCGCGTTTCCCAAGCTCCCGCGCATATACCGGATCATCCACCAATCGTCCAACGGCCTCGGCACAAGCTTTTGTATCCCCCGGAGGAATCACCAACCCGCATCCCTCCAGCACCCATGCCAGATCCGACACATCGGTTCCCACCACCGGCTTGGCCATCGCCATGGCTTCAAAAATCTTGCAGGGCATCTGCGTCTGCGCCAGTAAATCATCCTGCAACGGCAGCACAATCATATCCGACATCGCCAGATACCCGGGAATTTCCGATTTATTCACCGCATCCGTACAGATTAGATACGGCCGATATGCCTCCTGTTCCTGCAGTTCCCGCACATGCTCATTGCGCGGACCGATAATGCACAGACATACATCCGACCGACCCAGCTGCACCAGCGCATCCAGAATCACTTCAATCCCTTTATGCGGACGCACCACCCCGCCAAATCCGATCACCGATTTTCCGGTCAGTCCATATTTCGCCCGCAGCGCCTCCGACTCATCTTTGGTAAAGCGAGCCGGCGAAAATACATCCACATCCACCCCCACCGGCAGAACCACCCCGTCAAATCGCTTCGCCAGCGCCGTCGTAGTGCCGATCACCCCGTCGCATTGTTTGATCATACGCTCAACAAAGGGCACATAATGTGGACCGCAGGGATGATGCGCATCCTTCAGCCAAAGCAACACCTTTTCTTTCAATGACAATCGCGCCCATAACGCCCCGTCCCATTCATCCAGATACGTAAAAACCCGACAGCCAAACTTCTTTTTGATCCGTAGCGCCACGGGAACCGTCTGCATAAACGCCTTCACTGCAATCACTACATCCGGCGGATTCCGCCCGTCGTGCGTAATCGCCCGTTCGACTTTACGCATATCTGCCCAATAATCAGGAAAACGATAAATCCGCGGCGTATCCACCCCACGATAGGGAAAACATCCCCGATACATGTCGCACACCCCATCGCCCATATCGGGCCCGACAATATCCACGTCATACGTCCCCTCCAATAAGCGAGCCAGACTTGTAGCGGCACCGATAACCGGATTATTGATTCCCGGCACCAAAAACGTCACCTTCCCGCCCGTTTTCATGAAAATGAGCCTTCAAAATAAAGTTCCAATGATTGGAAGTGCAAAGCCGCACCGGCATAAAATAGTTCCAATGATTGGAACTTTTCCTGAAAAAACTTCCAATGATTGGAACTTTTTCGACTGCAGTTTCCAATGATTGGAAACATATTTTTCATCTTATTTACGGTATTCATCGCCACAAAAAAAGATATACATCAACGCACAACTCAAGTTTTCGCGTATCTTGCGCCTCTTCGCGGCTAAACAACAATTCATCGCCACAAAAAAGCTCAAAAGTCACAAAAAAGGACTACACACAACACAAGTTTTCGCGTTTTCTGCGCCTTTTCGCGGCTAAACAACAATTCATAGCCACGAAAAGGCTCAGAATTCACAAAAAGGGAAACTCCTACACCACACAACACAAGTTTTCGCGTTTTCTGCGCCTTTTCGCGGCTAAACAACAATTCATAGCCACAAAAAAGCTCAAAAGTCACAAAAAGGGACTACGCACAACACAAGTTTTCGCGTATTTTGCGCCTTTTCGCGGCTAAACAACAATTCATAGCCACGAAAAGGCTCAGAATTCACAAAAAGGGACTACGCACAACACAAGTTTTCGCGTTTTCTGCGCCTTTTCGCGGCTAAACATCACTGTTGATCCACCGACATCACATACTTTTTAATGAACAATTTCGGAGCACCAAAATTGATCAACACCCCATGCTCCATTTTCGACGATCGCAAATACCCCAACAACTGAGCTATATGATCGTTACCCACAGACCGACAGGCCTTCAGCTCTACAATCAGCATTCCTTCAACAAACAAATCCGCAAAATATTCCCCCAATACAGTCCCATCCTCATCATATACCGTTAAAGGATATTGTTGCTCAACACGCAATCCCTGCTTCTTAAGCCGATGCGCTAATGCATTTTCATATATTTTTTCAAGATGCCCGAATCGGTGATATTTATGGATCGCATAACTCGTTTCCCGCACAACATCACAAAGTTCATTAACATTCATTCATCTTCCCTCTTTTCATCAATTTCAAACGCACACCCCAAACTTTCGCGCATTTTGCGCCTCTCCTGATCGTCGTAGCCAGACGGCGAAGACCGGTTCGCGGCTAAGCAACAATTCATAGCCACGAAAAGGCTCAAAATTCACAAAAAGGGAAACTCCTACACGCACAACACAAGTTTTCGCGTATTTTGCGCCCTTTCGCGGCTAAACAAATATTCAGCGCCACAAAAAGGCTCAAAAGTCACAAAAAGGGATAGACACCCCGTGCTAGCCAAGTTTTCGCGCATTTTGCGCCTTTTCGCGGCTAAAAAAACAATTCATGGCCACCAAAAAGCTCAAAAGTCACAAAAAGGGGGACTCTTTTAAAGTTCCATATTTTGCAAATAACAGGTTAATGCCCTAAGAGCATCCCGGTAGTCAGACAAACGATCATAAATCTCCATAGCACTGCTGGCGTTGTAGGTATGCGACATCTTATTCCGCGCTTTCAGCATATCCAGCCACACCACTTCATTGTCGATCCAACCACTTTTGAAGGCAAATTTCAGCGAACTTTTGGGCGAATTACACTCGCCGACCCCCTGATCGCTGGCAATCGATTTCATCGTCTTCCATGCCAGTTCAAAGCAAAACTCAAAATATTGAATACAACCTGCTTTAAACACATCATTATCAGCAGGCACACGCAACGCGGATTCAAGCTGCTTTAAAGCACGATCTAAATCTGCCAATATAATGCCACTATCCATACAACACCTTCACGTACTTCATTGCTTCTTTACGAAATTCGTCCCTCGTGTCATTCAAATCGACCCAGTCAATGCTATACAAGGTCTCAATCTGATCAAACATATCCTGTATTTTGTAGAATGTTTTAAGCGGCAACCCCCTGCCTCCCATTACTCCAATATCGAAATCAGAACGCGGACCGGCCGTTCCCGCCGCACGGGAGCCAAACAAGACTACGCGATACCCAGTCAGTTCATCACCAACACACTGCAATACGTACTCAATTTCAGTTAAAATCTGTTGCTCTCTCATCATTTCGAACCTGCCATGCCCATGTTTTATCGCCACCAAAAGGCTCAGAATCCACGAAAAGGGATAGACACCCCGTGCTAACCAAGTTTTCGCGTTTTCTGCGCCTTTAAGGGAATATGCACAACACACAAACCAAGCTTTTCGCGTATCTTGCGCCTCTTTGTGGCTAAAAAACAATTCATGGCCACAAAAAGGCTCAAAAGTCACAAAAAGGGATAGACACCCCGTGCTAGCCAAGTTTTCGCGTATTTTGCGCCTTTTCGCGGCTTAAAAAACAATTCATGGCCACCAAAAGGCTCAGAATTCACAAAGGGGGAAAACGACGTATGAAATACACGGGTTCTAAACGGCACGTTCAATTCACGGCATGGGGATC
This genomic stretch from Spartobacteria bacterium harbors:
- a CDS encoding DUF86 domain-containing protein codes for the protein MDSGIILADLDRALKQLESALRVPADNDVFKAGCIQYFEFCFELAWKTMKSIASDQGVGECNSPKSSLKFAFKSGWIDNEVVWLDMLKARNKMSHTYNASSAMEIYDRLSDYRDALRALTCYLQNMEL
- a CDS encoding GxxExxY protein — its product is MNVNELCDVVRETSYAIHKYHRFGHLEKIYENALAHRLKKQGLRVEQQYPLTVYDEDGTVLGEYFADLFVEGMLIVELKACRSVGNDHIAQLLGYLRSSKMEHGVLINFGAPKLFIKKYVMSVDQQ
- a CDS encoding glycosyltransferase — encoded protein: MKTGGKVTFLVPGINNPVIGAATSLARLLEGTYDVDIVGPDMGDGVCDMYRGCFPYRGVDTPRIYRFPDYWADMRKVERAITHDGRNPPDVVIAVKAFMQTVPVALRIKKKFGCRVFTYLDEWDGALWARLSLKEKVLLWLKDAHHPCGPHYVPFVERMIKQCDGVIGTTTALAKRFDGVVLPVGVDVDVFSPARFTKDESEALRAKYGLTGKSVIGFGGVVRPHKGIEVILDALVQLGRSDVCLCIIGPRNEHVRELQEQEAYRPYLICTDAVNKSEIPGYLAMSDMIVLPLQDDLLAQTQMPCKIFEAMAMAKPVVGTDVSDLAWVLEGCGLVIPPGDTKACAEAVGRLVDDPVYARELGKRAREKCICEFSVDVVREQLLRIVSGDV
- a CDS encoding nucleotidyltransferase domain-containing protein — translated: MMREQQILTEIEYVLQCVGDELTGYRVVLFGSRAAGTAGPRSDFDIGVMGGRGLPLKTFYKIQDMFDQIETLYSIDWVDLNDTRDEFRKEAMKYVKVLYG